One Rosa chinensis cultivar Old Blush chromosome 5, RchiOBHm-V2, whole genome shotgun sequence genomic region harbors:
- the LOC112202223 gene encoding dihydroceramide fatty acyl 2-hydroxylase FAH1 — MVIKPFTVDLDKPLVFQVGHLGEAYNEWVHQPIVSKEGPRFFANDYMELLTRTAWWVIPLVWLPVVSWLVSMSFRMGLTLPQVALAEVGGIFIWTLMEYVLHRFLFHMKTTGYWGNTIHYLFHGCHHKHPMDGMRLVFPPAATAILCVPFWNTFRLLSPPSVAPALFGGTLLGYVAYDVTHYYLHHGKPYQRLTQDLKRYHLNHHFRNQSKGFGITSPLWDNVFGTVPSTKAAEKMSNQ, encoded by the exons ATGGTCATCAAACCTTTTACCGTGGACTTGGATAAGCCTCTCGTCTTCCAG GTTGGTCATCTTGGCGAAGCTTACAATGAATGGGTTCACCAACCTATTGTCAGCAAGGAAGGCCCCAGATTTTTTGCAAATGACTATATGGAG CTCTTGACCCGCACAGCATGGTGGGTGATTCCACTTGTTTGGCTGCCTGTAGTATCCTGGTTAGTCTCCATGTCTTTTCGAATGGGGCTTACTTTACCTCAGGTAGCTTTAGCAGAGGTTGGTGGCATCTTTATTTGGACATTGATGGAGTATGTTTTGCATCGCTTCCtttttcatatgaaaacaacaggCTATTG GGGAAACACCATTCATtatctttttcatggttgccaTCACAAGCACCCTATGGATGGGATGCGCCTTGTTTTTCCCCCTGCTGCGACAGCTATTCTCTGTGTGCCG TTTTGGAATACATTTAGGCTTTTATCACCTCCATCAGTTGCTCCGGCTTTGTTTGGAGGAACCTTGTTGGGATATGTAGCATATGATGTCACTCATTACTACCTGCACCATGGGAAGCCATACCAAAGATTGACTCAAGATCTGAAG AGATATCACTTGAACCATCACTTCAGAAATCAAAGTAAGGGATTCGGGATCACTTCCCCTTTATGGGACAATGTTTTCGGAACAGTGCCTTCAACAAAAGCTGCCGAGAAAATGAGTAACCAGTAG